The window TCACTGGCTGTggagggaaggggagggggtaTGTGGGGGCATTCTGGGTTTAGTGTATGGAGTCTCTCAAGCAGAAAGAATGGTGGGGGTCTCATGTTTCCTGGGGAACAGGATCTGCTTGGGGCGATGAAGaaacatatctgatgggggtGTTTTCTGGTAACTATGATCATTAGGTTGGGCCCcgtggttcacatgagatcattttaatactcgcgacatttttgtagtagatggGGATTTCCTGGGCGTGATCTATGGGGGTCTCtcaagcaaaaagaaagaatggtGGGGTGCTGTCTCGGGtgtgtgaaatatataatatcaatagGGTGTCTCGTTTTCCCACGGGAGAAGACAATGTgcttgtagttttaaaaaacatatctcatgggggtgttttttaggtaactataatcaatagcgggggcctcatggctcccgtgtcaatagcgggggcccatggttcacatgagatcattttaataccATTTTTATAGTAGATGGGGGTTTCTTTGGACTGATCCGTGGCGGGGTCTTTTTTAGCTAGCTCTAATCAATACTAGGGGCCTCATGGTTTGTATAAAAAAGACAATGTGAttgaggctttaaaaaacatatctggcaCTTAAACATTCCTCCCCTATTGTATAAAATGGTATAAAAGGCAAGTGTCGACGGTAGGTTTCCAGATCACTCGCAAAAATCAGCGAACAACGTCAAGACAGAGAGTTTGAACACAGAGCCTGGAGACGACTACAAGACATCGGACATTGACATGGGCTGTTGCATGTACGTAAGtttcatattgtatataatttatctagggtgtttagcctgaaaggtaaatttttttttctacttacagGAGAGCTGCATCTTCACCAATTGAAGGTACGTTTTCAAATCATGTAGCTGAAAGAAATTTCTTTTAGAGGTTTATGTTTCtcagggtgcgtgtgtgtgcgtgcctgtgtgtgtgcgtgcctgtgtgcgtgcgtgcctgtctgcctgtctgtgtgtgtgtgtgtgtgtgtgtgtgtgtgtgtgtgtgtgagtgcgcatGTCTCTCTAcctctgagagagagagagagagagagagagagagagagagagagagccaggatgttgattatataatatatattggggaaaataaaataaattgagtaTGTTTGATTTCCAGTGATCGATCTGACTTCACCGCCACCAGTGGCCCTAGTGTCACCGGTCCAAAACCCAATGCAGGGATTTAATGTGGACTTTATAACGCCTCAAAACCAGGCACAAGGTAAACAATCGTGTGTAGGTTTAGTTTAATACAGGATGATGTCGGGAATTAGCTctttatgttttgtgtaaatgctgatgaCTAACAAGATCCTCTCTGACACAGGATTTGCAGAGGGCGATCGCTCTACGATAGACGGGGGAGTTTGGGGACAGACTTCGGGATTCGTGGAAAACACTTTAACACCGCCGGTCCAAAACccactgcattttattgtggGGTTTACAAGTCCAAACTCAAGTCACGGTAAGTTAAACAAATGTGTGTCGGTtttaatgaattcatatttatgtcaacaattatctctgtatgtactgtgtaaatGTTGATGAATAACAGAGTCTGCTCTGTTATAGGGATTGCGCCACTGACCCCCTCAACGCTGGATGTGACAGAGGGAGAAAACGACACAGAATTCgaggaaaacacagcagagtccGATGTGGGACAAGAAACGGGACAGGAGGAGACATCTGACGCTGGAGTCTACAACCAGGAAAgatttcattattttccagATAGTGAAAGTGAATATGTTGACATGCAAGCTCTAAATCAGAGGGATATAGTCTCAGACAGTGATGGAATTGAAACAGTGGATTTCAACACCTCTGTGCTAATTGTCGAACAAGTGttcagaagatacatgtatgataTAGCATGTTTAAATCGCCGCATGATTGAGAATATATATAATCAACTTAGACAGAACGTTAGACGCAGGCATTCTGTCAATTCATATTCAGCTAACGCTAGACGTGCCACTCGTGAACAAAGAACACTGCCACAAAGAGTCCATCGCAGGTTGCAATTTGAAGACTAATTTTTGATCGGGTGATA is drawn from Dunckerocampus dactyliophorus isolate RoL2022-P2 chromosome 9, RoL_Ddac_1.1, whole genome shotgun sequence and contains these coding sequences:
- the LOC129187881 gene encoding uncharacterized protein LOC129187881 is translated as MGCCMRAASSPIEVIDLTSPPPVALVSPVQNPMQGFNVDFITPQNQAQGFAEGDRSTIDGGVWGQTSGFVENTLTPPVQNPLHFIVGFTSPNSSHGIAPLTPSTLDVTEGENDTEFEENTAESDVGQETGQEETSDAGVYNQERFHYFPDSESEYVDMQALNQRDIVSDSDGIETVDFNTSVLIVEQVFRRYMYDIACLNRRMIENIYNQLRQNVRRRHSVNSYSANARRATREQRTLPQRVHRRLQFED